The Legionella jordanis genomic sequence GGATTCGATGGTTTAGGGCCAAATTGCTCAAGTCGGGTAATGGAGGCAAAATCATCACCCGAGGGTTCAACTTTTACCCACTGGAACACCTGCTCAAGGCCAAATTCCTCAAGAAGACCTATGAGAGTAATCATCTTGCCAGTACTTTGCAGGGTTACAGGAGCCAAAGAGTCATTGCTGTAGGATAACTGTTCACCATTTAGTGTTTGTACGGCAATGGCGGTAAGATCTTTGTTAACGTTTGCCAGCTCAGGAATGTAGTTGGCCGTCTCGCCATCCTGGTTGAGTTCTGCTTTACTAACCAGTTGTTTTAGAAGATCAATCGTTATGCTGTTTTCGGTCATAGACTGTTCAGGTCTTAAAAAATGGTTTTGCATTATGCTAAATTTAGCACAGTAATACAAATAAAAGGCATGACCGGGAATTATATGAGCAGTGTTCTAAGTTTTTCGCCAATGTTTTCAGCGCGCATTAGACTCTCACCAATTAGAAATGTCTGAATGCCGTGCTCTAACATCAGCCTGACGTCCTCTCTGGTATTAATACCGCTCTCGGTGATGGCGATTTTGCCCTCTGGCAGGTGTTTAACCAGCTCAAGGCTCGTATGGATATCTGTGACAAAGCTGTGCAGGCTGCGGTTGTTAATACCCATTAACGGGGTTGGAAGTTCGATTGCACGTTCCAGTTCTTCTAAAGTATGGCTTTCAACCAGGACAGACATACCCAGTTCAATCGCCTGCCTGCAAAAATCCTTAAGCTGATAATCATCCAGCATGGCTGCAATCAATAGAATGCAATCGGCTCCCAAAGCGCGGCTTTCATCAATTTGATAACCATCAATGATGAAGTCTTTGCGTAATACCGGAAGGCTTGCATGGTTTTTAGCAATGTTGATATAACTAGAGTCACCTTGGAAAAAATCTTTATCTGTAAGCACCGATAGGCAACTCGCACCTGCTTCCTCATAGATTTTGGCGATAGCAGCGACATCGAAATCTGCACGAATCAAACCTTTACTGGGTGATGCCTTTTTTATTTCCGCTATAATTGAGGGTTTTTTGGTCAATAATCCGGCAAGAAAATCTCTCGGGGGAGAAGCTTCATCTAATTGAATGGAGGGGTGGCGCTGTTTTGCTTCGGCTACTTCTTGTTTTTTTCGTTCTGCTATTTTGTCGAGGATACTCATTGACCGGCCCTTTGGGTTAGTTCTTTAAGATGCTTAAATCGCTTGGCTGCCTCGCCACTGTCAATCGCTTGCTTTGCTTGTTCGAGCGCCTGCTCAAATGCTAATTGATCATTCGCGCAATATAAAGCCGTTGCTGCATTTAATAAAACGATATTGCGGGCGGGGCCTTTTTCTCCATTTAGAACTTGTTCGGCTAAAAAAAGGCTTTGGGCGGGTGAATCCACGATAATGGCATTAAGATTCTCACTAAAACAGTCATACGATTTAGGGTTAATTTGCCAGGAGTTAAATTCGCCGCCTCGGTATTCGATTACATCCGTTAGGGCTGAAATACTCACCTCATCAAGGCCGTCCTGTGAATTGATGACGAGCGAACGCTCACTTCCCAAATTCGCCAAAACCTTAGCCAGAGGCTCTAGCCAG encodes the following:
- the trpC gene encoding indole-3-glycerol phosphate synthase TrpC yields the protein MSILDKIAERKKQEVAEAKQRHPSIQLDEASPPRDFLAGLLTKKPSIIAEIKKASPSKGLIRADFDVAAIAKIYEEAGASCLSVLTDKDFFQGDSSYINIAKNHASLPVLRKDFIIDGYQIDESRALGADCILLIAAMLDDYQLKDFCRQAIELGMSVLVESHTLEELERAIELPTPLMGINNRSLHSFVTDIHTSLELVKHLPEGKIAITESGINTREDVRLMLEHGIQTFLIGESLMRAENIGEKLRTLLI